In the Flagellimonas sp. MMG031 genome, one interval contains:
- a CDS encoding DUF1398 family protein: protein MFTIGQIHEAFAKVKSGSDFPTFVQDLKKIGITHYDNFVSDGRTIYYGQDEFLLNVDAKYPEIQVSKVGSPEDLKQAIQIHQQGQTDYPTFCTQAADAGVHKWTTDTIKMTVTYLDITERALVVEPIPVS from the coding sequence ATGTTTACAATAGGTCAAATTCATGAGGCCTTTGCCAAGGTCAAAAGTGGCTCAGACTTTCCTACCTTTGTACAGGACCTAAAGAAAATTGGAATAACACATTACGATAATTTTGTTTCGGATGGGCGAACCATATATTATGGTCAAGATGAATTTTTGCTCAACGTCGATGCCAAATATCCAGAAATCCAGGTCAGCAAAGTTGGTTCTCCCGAAGATTTGAAACAAGCCATACAAATCCATCAACAAGGTCAAACGGATTATCCGACTTTTTGTACACAGGCTGCGGATGCTGGCGTACATAAATGGACCACCGATACGATTAAAATGACAGTGACCTATCTGGATATAACCGAACGAGCGTTGGTGGTTGAGCCTATTCCGGTTTCTTAG
- a CDS encoding polysaccharide biosynthesis C-terminal domain-containing protein: MGVVLKQSIQNTVVTYLGFFFGAINTLFLYTKILPDEYYGLVTFILASGAILMPLMAFGVHNTMVKYYSNHLETEKDGFFTLMLLIPLLGILPVALIGLIWYEPIGNWVSQVNPMVKDYLWYVFFVGLAMGYFEVFYSWAKVHLKSVFGNFMKEVFARIGVSILLILFYFELISLDLFFKCLVGLYLLRTLIIKLYAFRLRMPRLVFTFPPYTKEILSYSFLIILGGSAALILLEIDKVMLNQFISIENVAYYGVSVYIATVIIVPSRAMHQITYPLTAELLNTQNSVGLDSLYKKTSLTLFIASGILFVLIILNLNDLYLMLPENYRNGFTIVFLIGLAKVMDSLLGNINSILYNSQYYKTVLVFGVCLAALTIFLNYLLIPKWGLEGAAAASFISIFIFNMVKVVFVKMKFGILPFTSATFKVFATLVLLAVLFDFVQFQFHPILNIAFKSFLVVLMYVGILYRFNISEDVTGFLSKWLKKNTP; this comes from the coding sequence ATGGGCGTTGTACTAAAACAATCCATACAAAATACGGTGGTGACCTATTTGGGGTTCTTTTTTGGAGCCATCAACACCTTGTTTTTGTACACGAAAATCCTTCCAGATGAATATTATGGACTGGTTACCTTCATTTTGGCCTCAGGTGCTATTTTGATGCCTTTGATGGCTTTCGGGGTGCACAATACGATGGTGAAGTACTACAGTAATCACCTGGAAACGGAAAAGGATGGGTTCTTTACTTTGATGCTGTTGATTCCATTGTTGGGAATACTTCCTGTGGCCCTCATTGGACTGATATGGTACGAACCTATCGGGAATTGGGTGTCCCAAGTAAACCCCATGGTGAAGGATTACCTTTGGTATGTGTTCTTTGTAGGGCTGGCGATGGGCTATTTTGAGGTATTTTATTCATGGGCCAAAGTACATCTCAAATCGGTATTCGGGAATTTTATGAAGGAGGTGTTTGCCCGTATTGGAGTTTCCATATTATTGATTCTTTTCTATTTTGAATTGATTTCGCTGGACCTGTTTTTTAAATGCTTGGTGGGACTCTATCTGTTACGGACTCTTATCATCAAACTGTATGCATTCCGACTGCGAATGCCCCGATTGGTTTTTACATTTCCACCATATACCAAAGAAATTTTGTCCTATTCTTTCCTGATTATTTTAGGAGGTTCGGCCGCCTTGATCTTGTTGGAAATCGATAAGGTGATGCTCAATCAGTTCATTAGCATAGAGAATGTGGCCTATTATGGGGTGTCGGTTTACATCGCTACGGTGATTATTGTGCCATCACGGGCCATGCACCAGATTACCTATCCACTTACGGCCGAATTGCTCAATACCCAAAACAGTGTGGGATTGGACAGTTTATATAAAAAAACATCGCTGACGCTTTTTATTGCATCAGGTATTTTGTTTGTACTCATCATTCTAAATCTGAACGATTTGTATTTGATGTTGCCCGAAAATTATCGAAACGGCTTTACGATTGTGTTTTTGATCGGGTTGGCCAAGGTGATGGACTCCCTGTTGGGCAATATCAACTCTATTTTATACAATTCACAGTATTACAAAACGGTACTGGTCTTTGGGGTCTGTTTGGCGGCACTGACCATTTTCCTGAATTATCTGTTGATTCCCAAATGGGGCCTGGAAGGCGCAGCGGCTGCCAGTTTTATCTCCATTTTTATTTTTAATATGGTAAAGGTGGTTTTTGTGAAAATGAAATTTGGCATTTTGCCTTTTACTTCGGCTACCTTTAAGGTATTTGCCACTTTGGTTTTATTGGCTGTATTGTTTGATTTCGTCCAGTTCCAGTTCCATC
- a CDS encoding glycosyltransferase yields MRKILVIAYYWPPAGGPGVQRWLKFTKYLPDFGIQPIVYVPENPSYPLVDDKLVDEVPADIKILKQPIKEPYGWASLLSKKRTETISSGIIKEKNPSFMEKLLLWIRGNFFIPDARKLWVKPSISYLAKVIADEGIETIITTGPPHSLHLIGLGLKKKYNIQWIADFRDPWTSIGYHKKLRLTESSRLKHEALERSVLVKADKIVVTSNTTKSEFEAITPKPIKVITNGFDDELQPVEQDADFTISHVGSLLTGRNPLGLWQALQELIAENESFKKSLKVQLAGVVGEEVLQSIKEYGLSAYVAQLGYLSHPEVLETQQKSQLLLLLEIDAEETRGIIPGKLFEYLNAKRPILAIGPKGWEAGNMVEQHQAGHMCLHQDVASLKRVVLEAFQKYEKGNLNCDSVGVEHYHRKALTESLAKFI; encoded by the coding sequence ATGCGTAAAATCTTGGTCATAGCGTACTATTGGCCACCAGCAGGGGGACCAGGGGTACAGCGTTGGCTAAAGTTCACCAAATACCTCCCAGATTTCGGTATCCAGCCCATCGTGTATGTTCCTGAAAATCCAAGTTATCCATTGGTGGATGACAAATTGGTAGATGAGGTTCCAGCGGACATCAAAATTCTGAAACAGCCCATCAAAGAGCCTTATGGGTGGGCTTCGCTGTTATCCAAAAAGAGGACTGAGACCATTAGTTCTGGAATCATCAAGGAAAAGAATCCTTCCTTTATGGAAAAGCTCCTGTTGTGGATTCGGGGGAACTTTTTCATTCCGGATGCCCGCAAACTCTGGGTAAAACCATCCATTTCCTATCTGGCCAAGGTGATTGCAGACGAGGGTATTGAGACCATCATTACTACGGGACCACCGCACAGTCTGCATTTGATCGGACTGGGACTCAAAAAGAAATACAACATTCAATGGATTGCGGATTTTCGAGATCCGTGGACTTCGATTGGATATCATAAAAAGCTACGATTGACCGAATCATCCCGCTTAAAACACGAAGCCCTGGAAAGGTCTGTATTGGTGAAAGCGGATAAAATTGTGGTGACCAGTAACACCACAAAATCAGAATTTGAAGCCATAACGCCCAAACCCATTAAGGTAATCACCAATGGTTTTGATGATGAACTGCAGCCCGTGGAACAGGATGCCGACTTCACTATTTCGCATGTGGGCTCTTTATTGACGGGCCGGAATCCCTTGGGGTTGTGGCAAGCGTTACAGGAATTGATTGCCGAAAACGAAAGCTTCAAAAAGTCGCTCAAGGTACAATTGGCCGGAGTAGTGGGAGAGGAAGTGCTCCAATCCATCAAGGAATATGGACTTTCAGCTTATGTGGCCCAACTCGGTTATCTTTCCCATCCCGAGGTGTTGGAAACCCAACAAAAGTCGCAATTATTATTGCTTTTGGAAATTGATGCTGAAGAGACCCGGGGTATTATTCCGGGCAAGTTATTTGAATATTTGAACGCCAAGCGTCCTATTTTGGCCATCGGGCCCAAAGGATGGGAAGCGGGTAATATGGTGGAGCAGCACCAAGCTGGGCATATGTGCCTGCACCAGGATGTAGCGTCCTTAAAACGTGTAGTTTTGGAGGCATTTCAAAAATATGAAAAAGGGAATTTGAACTGTGACTCGGTAGGAGTGGAGCACTACCACAGAAAGGCGTTAACGGAATCTTTGGCTAAATTTATCTAA
- a CDS encoding YfhO family protein, translating into MTLSPKAIITHICVIALFILASLVYFYPVLQGKAIFQSDIAQYKGMSQERDAYKDLTGEESYWTNSAFGGMPTYQLGANYPHNYIKELDRLIRFLPRPADYLFLYLIGFYILLLCLKVDFRLAALGAVAFGFSTYLIIILGVGHNAKAHAMGYIPMVLGGIVLVFRKKYILGFILTALAMALEISANHYQMTYYFMLLVLVMGLVYLIYAIKEKELKHFFVSVGILILAVALSIFTNATSLMATKEYADWSTRGTSELTINPDGSEKAVSTGLDYEYITQYSYGIAESLNLFAPRLFGGSGNEDLGRDSKAYEYLTDQGLSPTKALEFSSGLPLYWGDQPIVAAPAYVGAIVFFLFVLGAFLVDGKKKWWLLSGAILSLLLSWGKNFPLLTNFMIDYFPLYNKFRAVSSIQVVLELCLPVLGILGIRELFKSSVDKKEKLKALKLSFFISLGLGILIFLLKGFFDFEGLRDETYRGYFGDELMTMIQRDREAVYINDTIRSIIYVALAAAVLWFFIKDKINKNILVFALGALILFDLVGVDLRYVNEGDFVRQRQVNQPFQANQIDQMIQQDDSIYRVFDPQEGINGARTSYFHKSIGGYHAAKPRALQNLFEYHLYQNNLQVLNMLNVKYIIQQDEEGNSYPAVNPDANGNAWFVDQLLPVSSANEEILKLKDFNSKTQAVVNTSEYPELTKLRYSVDSLARIDLVDYRPNNITYTTNNPNDGFAVFSEMHYPSGWHAFIDGTPQEHYRVDYALRGMKVPAGQHNIEFRFEPEVVETGSQITLAANALLGLIVVGGLGFTLFRRKKEKTDA; encoded by the coding sequence ATGACTCTTTCTCCAAAAGCCATTATCACCCACATTTGTGTTATCGCTTTGTTCATTCTTGCCTCACTGGTCTATTTTTATCCGGTTTTGCAGGGAAAAGCCATTTTTCAGTCCGATATTGCCCAGTACAAGGGCATGTCCCAAGAACGGGATGCGTACAAAGATTTGACAGGAGAGGAGTCCTATTGGACCAATAGTGCCTTTGGCGGTATGCCCACTTATCAACTGGGTGCCAATTATCCACATAATTACATCAAGGAACTGGACCGCTTGATTCGGTTTTTACCGCGGCCTGCCGACTATCTTTTTCTCTATTTGATTGGTTTCTATATCCTTTTGCTGTGTTTGAAGGTCGATTTTCGATTGGCAGCTTTGGGTGCCGTAGCTTTTGGTTTTTCCACCTACTTGATCATTATTCTTGGAGTAGGCCATAATGCCAAGGCACATGCAATGGGCTATATTCCGATGGTTTTAGGCGGGATTGTCCTCGTCTTCCGAAAAAAATATATCCTCGGTTTTATTTTGACGGCCTTGGCCATGGCATTGGAAATCAGTGCCAACCACTACCAAATGACCTATTATTTTATGCTTTTGGTACTGGTGATGGGCCTTGTTTATCTGATTTATGCCATCAAGGAAAAGGAATTAAAGCACTTTTTTGTCTCCGTGGGCATTTTGATACTGGCCGTGGCCCTATCCATTTTCACGAATGCGACCAGTCTGATGGCAACCAAAGAATATGCCGATTGGAGTACTCGGGGCACATCGGAACTCACCATTAATCCGGATGGAAGTGAAAAAGCCGTGTCCACCGGGTTGGATTACGAATACATTACCCAGTACAGCTATGGAATCGCCGAGTCGCTCAATTTGTTCGCACCTCGCTTGTTCGGCGGGTCGGGTAATGAGGATTTAGGAAGGGATTCCAAGGCTTATGAGTATTTGACCGACCAAGGGCTATCGCCTACCAAAGCACTGGAATTTTCCAGTGGACTGCCCTTATATTGGGGCGACCAGCCCATCGTGGCAGCACCGGCCTATGTGGGTGCCATTGTATTTTTCCTGTTCGTTTTGGGTGCTTTCTTGGTGGATGGTAAAAAGAAATGGTGGTTGTTGTCAGGCGCCATTTTATCGCTCCTACTTTCCTGGGGTAAAAATTTTCCGTTGCTCACCAATTTTATGATCGACTATTTCCCGTTGTACAATAAATTCAGGGCGGTTTCTTCGATTCAAGTGGTATTGGAACTTTGTTTGCCCGTTTTGGGAATTTTGGGGATTCGCGAGTTATTCAAATCTTCCGTTGATAAAAAAGAAAAGCTAAAAGCTTTAAAACTGAGCTTCTTTATTTCCTTGGGACTTGGTATTCTGATTTTCTTGCTAAAAGGCTTCTTTGATTTTGAAGGGCTCCGTGATGAAACTTATCGCGGGTACTTTGGCGACGAATTGATGACCATGATCCAGCGGGATCGCGAAGCGGTATACATCAACGACACCATCCGTTCCATTATTTATGTGGCATTGGCCGCGGCGGTACTTTGGTTCTTTATCAAAGATAAAATCAATAAAAATATACTGGTTTTTGCCTTGGGCGCCTTGATTCTGTTTGATTTGGTAGGTGTGGACCTGAGGTATGTGAATGAGGGGGATTTTGTACGCCAGCGACAGGTCAACCAACCATTCCAGGCCAATCAAATCGACCAAATGATCCAGCAGGACGATTCCATTTACCGGGTGTTCGACCCACAAGAAGGAATCAACGGAGCGCGAACGTCCTATTTCCATAAATCCATTGGAGGCTATCATGCCGCTAAACCAAGGGCGCTGCAAAATTTGTTTGAATACCATCTCTACCAAAACAACCTTCAGGTGTTGAACATGCTGAACGTCAAATACATCATTCAGCAAGATGAGGAGGGAAACAGCTATCCCGCTGTTAACCCCGACGCCAACGGCAATGCGTGGTTTGTGGACCAATTGCTACCGGTTTCATCTGCCAACGAAGAAATTCTTAAGCTAAAAGATTTCAATTCCAAAACGCAGGCCGTGGTGAACACTTCGGAATATCCCGAATTGACCAAACTTCGGTATTCAGTGGATTCTTTGGCCCGTATCGATTTGGTGGATTATCGCCCGAACAATATTACCTACACCACCAACAACCCAAATGATGGTTTTGCGGTCTTTTCCGAAATGCATTATCCTTCGGGCTGGCATGCGTTTATCGATGGTACACCACAGGAGCATTATCGCGTGGATTATGCCCTTCGCGGCATGAAGGTTCCGGCAGGTCAGCATAACATCGAGTTCAGGTTTGAGCCCGAAGTGGTGGAAACGGGAAGCCAAATTACGTTGGCGGCGAATGCACTGCTCGGTCTGATTGTTGTTGGGGGACTTGGTTTCACCCTGTTCCGCAGAAAAAAGGAAAAGACAGATGCGTAA
- a CDS encoding DUF4834 family protein has product MVLLQTILIVILVYYGLKFLLKWLAPKLLNYAVKKTNERFNEQFGNRQDFDTGQPKEGETIISKKPPRRSNSSKKVGEYIDFEEID; this is encoded by the coding sequence ATGGTTTTATTACAAACGATTTTAATTGTCATATTAGTATACTACGGGCTTAAATTCCTGTTGAAGTGGTTGGCGCCAAAACTCTTGAATTATGCGGTAAAAAAGACCAATGAACGCTTTAATGAGCAGTTTGGGAACCGACAAGATTTTGATACTGGGCAACCTAAGGAAGGAGAGACCATTATTTCCAAAAAGCCGCCCCGACGTTCCAACTCCTCAAAAAAAGTTGGAGAATACATAGATTTTGAGGAAATTGATTAA
- a CDS encoding transporter, translating to MDLSMIKKSLFLFVLLPTFLSAQYTDVINSNRPGRAASAYSVGKNVIQAEIGMLYEQQDNADLNSDSNIFGADYAFRYGLLFEELEVIAEGSFITQNITYPDFGIEGKLTNFSRNRVGLKYLVYDPYKNPERNKPNLYSWRANNLFQWKNLIPAVSVYGGANFVVGDNPFYPGEPKVSYRGGIQTQSRLSPRVVLISNIAYDRITTDFPEWRYALSVTHAFRDPRWSVFFEGQGISGERYSDIILRTGVARLINPNFQADFHLGSGFNNDPSRIFVVLGFSYRLDFHKDEMIPVVEQQSGMNGKIKKNANKRKSKKRRKSRNGPIDF from the coding sequence ATGGACCTTTCCATGATCAAAAAGTCACTTTTTCTTTTCGTTCTGTTACCCACTTTTTTATCCGCCCAATATACCGATGTCATTAATTCCAACCGACCCGGTAGGGCCGCCAGTGCCTATTCCGTTGGAAAAAACGTGATTCAGGCAGAGATTGGGATGCTCTACGAGCAGCAGGACAACGCCGACCTTAACTCGGACTCGAATATTTTTGGGGCAGACTATGCTTTTAGATATGGGTTGCTTTTTGAGGAACTGGAGGTTATTGCCGAGGGGTCTTTTATTACCCAGAACATTACATACCCTGATTTTGGGATTGAGGGAAAACTGACCAATTTTTCCAGAAACCGCGTAGGACTGAAATATCTGGTGTACGATCCTTATAAAAATCCCGAACGTAACAAGCCCAATTTATATAGTTGGAGGGCCAACAACCTATTCCAATGGAAAAACTTGATTCCTGCCGTTTCGGTGTACGGAGGGGCCAATTTTGTGGTAGGAGACAATCCCTTTTATCCCGGCGAGCCCAAGGTTTCGTACCGAGGCGGCATTCAAACACAAAGTAGGCTTTCCCCAAGGGTGGTATTAATTTCCAACATTGCGTACGACCGTATCACCACCGATTTCCCGGAATGGCGATACGCCCTATCGGTCACCCATGCTTTTCGTGACCCACGTTGGAGTGTTTTCTTTGAAGGGCAGGGTATTTCCGGCGAACGCTATTCGGATATCATTTTGAGAACAGGAGTAGCTCGTTTGATCAATCCTAATTTTCAGGCGGATTTTCATTTGGGTTCCGGCTTTAACAACGACCCTTCCCGCATTTTTGTAGTACTTGGTTTTTCCTACCGATTGGATTTTCATAAGGATGAAATGATTCCAGTTGTTGAGCAACAATCGGGTATGAATGGGAAGATTAAAAAGAACGCCAACAAGCGAAAATCCAAAAAACGCAGAAAAAGCCGCAACGGACCCATCGATTTTTAA
- a CDS encoding nuclear transport factor 2 family protein, whose amino-acid sequence MQLQLPSNCGNSPKSELIKNLTVHFAAYQLDQVFQFLDDNISWTLVGNTPISGKAAFRSALENMSGNKVSKLTINDIVTHGKEAAVHGEMIMEDGGVFGFADFYGFTSAKGVKVKAITSYVIQKTQN is encoded by the coding sequence ATGCAATTGCAACTACCATCAAATTGTGGGAACTCACCCAAAAGCGAATTGATAAAAAATCTCACCGTCCATTTCGCAGCCTACCAACTAGATCAAGTGTTTCAATTCTTGGACGATAACATCAGTTGGACCTTGGTTGGCAATACCCCTATATCTGGAAAAGCGGCGTTTAGATCAGCATTGGAAAATATGAGCGGGAATAAAGTTTCAAAGCTCACCATAAATGATATTGTTACCCACGGCAAAGAAGCAGCGGTTCACGGTGAAATGATCATGGAAGATGGCGGTGTTTTTGGATTTGCGGATTTTTATGGGTTTACCAGTGCCAAAGGGGTCAAAGTGAAAGCTATTACCTCATATGTAATTCAGAAAACTCAAAATTGA
- a CDS encoding Gfo/Idh/MocA family oxidoreductase, whose product MGTRRQFVKRSGLYVAGMGASMVFPTELLATIRKTISPNDKIQVGLIGCKGMGFTDLTSLLKNSEVDVVALCDVDENVLRERTSDLEKAGIKKPKWYSDYRKLLEDTDIDMVIIGTPDHWHCLQLTDAIDAGKDVYCEKPIANSVAESQAMLAKVNGSDRMVQIGQWQRSEPHFVDAINYVHSGKLGQIRLVKTWAYQGWMQSVPVLPNSPVPSGVDYDMWLGPAENRPFNKNKFHFSFRWFWDYAGGLMADWGVHLIDYALFGMKASAPKSVMAMGGKFAYPNDAAETPDTLQTVYDFGEFSLLWEHATGIDGGNYGRNHGIAFIGNNGTLVVDRGGWEVIPERDRPNWDQDLGPKIEAVPLQTGGGNGLDLHTQNFLEAVKKRDASILKAPIKVGYDAAMVSHLGNIAYKTGERLFWDTANNRFNHTEADALLVPQYHNGWEFPKMG is encoded by the coding sequence ATGGGAACACGAAGACAATTTGTAAAACGCAGTGGATTGTACGTAGCGGGAATGGGAGCCTCCATGGTATTTCCCACCGAGCTGTTGGCCACCATTCGAAAAACCATAAGCCCCAACGACAAAATACAGGTAGGTTTGATCGGTTGCAAGGGCATGGGTTTTACGGATTTGACTTCCCTGTTAAAAAATAGCGAGGTAGATGTGGTCGCCCTTTGCGATGTGGATGAAAATGTACTTCGGGAAAGAACCTCGGATTTGGAAAAGGCAGGCATCAAAAAGCCTAAATGGTACTCGGATTACAGAAAATTATTGGAGGATACCGATATCGATATGGTCATTATTGGCACCCCGGACCATTGGCACTGTCTTCAGCTTACCGATGCCATTGATGCCGGCAAGGATGTGTATTGTGAAAAGCCGATTGCCAACTCCGTGGCAGAGAGCCAGGCCATGCTTGCCAAGGTGAACGGTAGTGACCGAATGGTACAGATAGGGCAGTGGCAACGTAGCGAGCCCCATTTTGTGGATGCCATTAACTACGTGCATTCCGGAAAATTGGGACAGATTCGTTTGGTGAAGACTTGGGCTTATCAAGGATGGATGCAGTCCGTACCCGTGTTGCCCAACAGTCCCGTGCCCAGTGGTGTGGACTATGATATGTGGCTGGGACCGGCCGAAAACCGACCGTTCAATAAAAATAAATTTCATTTTAGCTTTAGATGGTTCTGGGATTATGCGGGTGGTTTAATGGCGGATTGGGGCGTGCATTTGATTGACTACGCACTTTTCGGGATGAAAGCCTCTGCTCCTAAATCCGTAATGGCCATGGGAGGCAAGTTTGCCTACCCCAACGATGCAGCCGAAACACCCGATACCCTGCAAACGGTGTACGATTTTGGTGAATTTTCCCTGTTATGGGAACATGCCACCGGAATTGATGGTGGAAACTACGGACGAAATCATGGTATCGCCTTTATCGGGAATAATGGCACCTTGGTGGTGGACCGTGGTGGCTGGGAGGTGATTCCAGAACGGGACCGTCCCAATTGGGACCAAGATTTAGGACCAAAAATTGAGGCTGTCCCTTTGCAAACAGGTGGCGGGAACGGTTTGGACCTGCATACCCAAAACTTTTTGGAAGCGGTTAAAAAACGTGATGCATCCATTTTAAAAGCTCCTATCAAAGTGGGATACGATGCCGCCATGGTAAGCCATTTGGGCAATATCGCCTACAAAACAGGGGAACGCTTGTTTTGGGATACAGCGAATAACAGATTCAACCATACGGAAGCAGATGCCTTATTGGTGCCCCAATATCATAATGGTTGGGAGTTTCCGAAGATGGGGTAA
- a CDS encoding GTP cyclohydrolase has product MVTVQQVQSKSDLKRFVKFPFSLYKGSPYWVPPIIKDEMASFDKDVNPVFKTAEAQFFLALKDGKVVGRVAAIINWLEVKEQRLKKMRFGWFDFIDDLEVSKALLDKVKEIGQANNLEFMEGPVGFSNLDKVGVLTEGFDHIGTMVTWYNHPYYQSHYEQHGFTKEKEYRESKFPAANADPKLFAKANLLIKKRYGLREMNFEKSADIMPWVDKMFDLFNETYAKLSSFVKITDIQKEYFKKKYISFINPEYIKFVVDAEDNLVAFAIVMPSFSEALQKANGKLFPFGIFHLLHARKHSKDAIFYLIGIHPKYQNKGVTSIIFNEYYHAFKKRGVVNCIRTPELEDNIAIQQMWKHFDPKVIKRRRTYVKDI; this is encoded by the coding sequence ATGGTTACCGTTCAGCAGGTTCAGTCCAAATCCGACCTTAAGCGCTTCGTAAAATTTCCGTTCAGCCTGTATAAAGGTTCCCCCTATTGGGTACCGCCCATCATCAAAGATGAGATGGCCTCCTTTGACAAAGATGTCAACCCGGTTTTTAAAACCGCCGAGGCCCAATTCTTTTTGGCCCTTAAAGATGGTAAGGTGGTTGGACGCGTAGCGGCCATCATTAATTGGTTGGAAGTCAAGGAACAGAGACTCAAAAAGATGCGCTTTGGATGGTTTGATTTTATTGATGACCTTGAAGTTTCCAAAGCCTTGTTGGACAAAGTCAAGGAAATTGGACAAGCCAATAATTTGGAATTTATGGAAGGTCCTGTGGGCTTTTCCAATTTGGATAAGGTCGGCGTGCTCACAGAGGGTTTTGACCACATTGGTACCATGGTGACGTGGTACAACCATCCCTACTACCAATCGCATTATGAACAGCATGGTTTTACCAAGGAAAAAGAATACCGGGAGAGCAAATTCCCTGCAGCCAATGCAGACCCAAAACTGTTCGCCAAAGCCAATCTGTTGATCAAAAAGCGATACGGCCTCCGCGAAATGAACTTTGAAAAAAGCGCGGACATTATGCCGTGGGTGGATAAGATGTTCGACCTCTTCAACGAGACCTACGCCAAATTGTCCTCTTTCGTAAAGATTACCGATATCCAAAAGGAGTATTTTAAAAAAAAATACATCAGCTTCATCAACCCGGAGTACATCAAATTTGTGGTGGATGCAGAAGATAATTTAGTGGCTTTTGCCATTGTGATGCCCTCTTTTTCCGAAGCCTTGCAAAAGGCCAACGGAAAGTTGTTCCCCTTTGGGATTTTTCACTTGCTCCACGCCCGAAAGCACAGTAAGGACGCTATTTTCTACTTGATCGGCATCCATCCTAAATACCAAAACAAAGGCGTTACTTCCATTATTTTCAATGAGTATTACCACGCTTTCAAAAAGCGCGGGGTGGTGAACTGCATCCGTACCCCGGAATTGGAGGACAATATCGCCATCCAACAAATGTGGAAGCATTTTGATCCCAAGGTCATTAAGCGCCGTAGGACGTATGTGAAGGATATTTAG